One Candidatus Rokuibacteriota bacterium genomic window carries:
- a CDS encoding YbaK/EbsC family protein, with protein sequence MPILAKLREFLEANKVPYSVHSHPTAYTAQEIAALQHVKGRQLAKVVIVKAGPDFLMLVLPADHRVDFARLKAALGLKEARLAQEAEFRDLFPGCEVGAMPPFGNLYGLPVYVDRGLEKDEEIVFNAGTHTLTAKLAFRDFVALVKPVMTEFTVHL encoded by the coding sequence ATGCCGATCCTAGCGAAGCTCCGAGAGTTCCTCGAAGCTAACAAGGTCCCGTACTCGGTCCACTCCCACCCGACGGCCTACACGGCCCAGGAGATCGCGGCGCTCCAGCACGTCAAGGGCCGCCAGCTCGCCAAGGTGGTGATCGTCAAGGCCGGTCCCGACTTCCTGATGCTGGTGCTCCCGGCAGACCACCGGGTGGACTTCGCCAGGCTCAAGGCGGCCCTGGGGCTGAAGGAGGCGCGGCTCGCCCAGGAGGCGGAGTTCCGCGACCTCTTCCCCGGCTGCGAGGTCGGCGCCATGCCGCCATTCGGGAACCTCTACGGCCTGCCGGTGTACGTGGACCGGGGGCTCGAGAAGGACGAGGAGATTGTCTTCAACGCGGGCACCCACACGCTGACGGCGAAGCTGGCCTTCCGCGACTTCGTCGCGCTGGTCAAGCCGGTGATGACGGAGTTCACCGTTCACCTGTAG
- a CDS encoding TatD family hydrolase, producing MLFDTHAHLHFAEFAADLPAVLQRARAAGVRFMLTIGTDLESSREAVALAEAHPEVYAAVGVHPHDAAGADDAGLAELERLAVTSAKVVAIGETGLDYYRNLSPREIQVQVFRRQLDLARGLDKPVLVHCREAHAETLTILREAGTGARGIMHCFSGDAAVARQCLDLGFLISIAGPVTYPNARKLPEVVKLVPVDRLVVETDCPFLPPQPHRGERNEPAYLAITAARVAELRGQPLEELGAVMARNALALFAIPDA from the coding sequence GTGCTCTTCGATACCCACGCCCACCTCCACTTTGCGGAGTTCGCCGCCGACCTCCCAGCGGTGCTCCAGCGCGCCCGCGCGGCCGGGGTGCGCTTCATGCTGACCATCGGGACCGACCTGGAGAGCTCGCGCGAGGCTGTGGCCCTGGCCGAAGCGCACCCGGAGGTCTATGCCGCGGTAGGAGTTCACCCCCACGACGCCGCCGGGGCCGACGACGCCGGCCTGGCCGAGCTCGAGCGCCTCGCCGTGACCTCAGCGAAGGTGGTCGCCATCGGGGAAACGGGGCTCGATTACTATCGCAACCTGTCTCCCCGTGAGATCCAGGTTCAGGTTTTCAGGCGCCAGCTCGATTTGGCTCGGGGGCTCGATAAACCGGTCCTTGTGCACTGCCGGGAGGCTCACGCTGAGACCCTGACGATCCTGCGCGAAGCCGGTACGGGGGCGCGAGGCATCATGCACTGCTTTTCCGGCGACGCGGCCGTGGCCCGCCAGTGCCTGGATCTCGGCTTCCTGATCTCGATCGCCGGGCCGGTGACCTATCCCAACGCGCGGAAGCTTCCGGAAGTCGTCAAGCTCGTGCCGGTCGATCGCCTCGTCGTCGAGACCGATTGCCCGTTCTTGCCGCCCCAGCCCCATCGCGGAGAGCGGAACGAGCCGGCCTATCTGGCGATCACCGCGGCGCGCGTGGCCGAGCTGAGAGGCCAGCCTCTGGAGGAGCTGGGGGCCGTCATGGCCCGGAACGCCCTCGCCCTCTTCGCCATCCCGGACGCATAG